One stretch of Candidatus Saccharibacteria bacterium oral taxon 488 DNA includes these proteins:
- the argF gene encoding ornithine carbamoyltransferase, with the protein MAQSLKGRSFLTLGDFTAGDIRLLLTTANEYKRMKYAGTPHRIHEGKNIALLFEKTSTRTRCAFTVAANDLGIAPEYLGKDDIQLGKKETVEDTAKVLGRMFDGIEFRGFAHKTVEDLAKHAGVPVWNGLTDKFHPTQILADFMTIEEHLGRLHGVKLVFVGDGRNNMANSLLLGSAIMGLDFRILAPRELFPEEGLVHRAHELAHQSHGRITITDNFEEALRGADAIYTDVWVSMGEEDKFAERINQLRHFQVNRDMLNLTGNPEVKFMHCLPAFHDALTTTGQHIRDDFGLESMEVTDDVFRSPNSIVFDQAENRMHTIKAVIALTL; encoded by the coding sequence ATGGCACAAAGTTTGAAGGGGCGATCATTCCTAACACTGGGTGATTTTACCGCGGGTGACATTCGGTTGCTACTAACGACGGCGAATGAATATAAGCGGATGAAGTACGCTGGTACGCCGCATCGGATTCACGAGGGCAAGAACATTGCGCTACTATTTGAGAAAACCTCGACGCGGACGCGCTGTGCCTTTACGGTGGCAGCCAATGACCTCGGTATTGCGCCGGAATATCTCGGTAAAGACGATATTCAGCTTGGCAAGAAAGAGACGGTCGAAGACACCGCCAAGGTGCTGGGCCGGATGTTTGATGGCATTGAGTTTCGCGGTTTTGCGCACAAAACGGTAGAAGATTTGGCGAAGCACGCCGGCGTGCCAGTGTGGAACGGATTAACTGATAAGTTCCACCCGACGCAGATTCTAGCCGACTTTATGACTATCGAGGAGCACCTCGGTCGGCTGCACGGCGTCAAGCTGGTGTTTGTCGGCGACGGCCGCAATAACATGGCCAATAGTTTGCTGCTCGGCTCGGCCATCATGGGGCTGGATTTCCGGATTTTGGCGCCGCGTGAATTGTTCCCTGAAGAGGGCCTTGTCCATCGTGCGCACGAATTAGCGCATCAGAGTCATGGGCGGATTACTATCACTGATAATTTTGAGGAAGCCCTGCGCGGTGCCGATGCCATCTATACCGATGTTTGGGTATCGATGGGTGAAGAAGATAAGTTCGCTGAGCGCATCAATCAGCTGCGTCACTTCCAGGTTAATCGTGACATGCTGAACCTCACCGGTAATCCTGAGGTCAAGTTCATGCACTGCCTGCCGGCCTTTCATGATGCATTGACCACGACCGGTCAGCACATCAGGGACGACTTCGGACTGGAGTCAATGGAGGTGACGGATGATGTCTTCCGCTCGCCAAATTCGATTGTCTTTGACCAGGCGGAAAATCGTATGCATACCATCAAGGCGGTTATCGCTTTGACGCTGTAG
- a CDS encoding ABC transporter ATP-binding protein — MFAIISPKILGGATNQIVEDYVSMKAYETITSKLPNGASLPAGTTGADVLQKLPNKAEIERQIPSSQLDTIKKLDLSQRPEFHFDAIWRIVLLLAGLYVLSAIFRYIQTWLMTQVTQTVTFRMRRQLSEKINRLPLSYFDKQTYGEVLSRVTNDVDTISQTLNQSLSQIVSSTVMVLGILAMMFSISWQMSLVALLVLPLAGGVITLIAKSSQKQFLRQQTQLGELNGHIEEMYGGHQVMRVFNGQKKSLAKFSRINNQLQESAWKAQFLSGLIYPIMNFIGNIGYVIMAILGGWLAINGRLKIGDIQAFIQYIDQFNQPLVQVANIANVLQSTAAAAERVFEFLDEPEEKAEGRDLVKLAHVKGEVEFDNVVFGYQPDQTIIKGLSAHIKPGQRVAIVGPTGAGKTTLVNLLMRFYEINSGAIKIDGVNIADMKRSDVRQMFGIVLQDTWLFNGTIRQNLLYGNPTASEEEMVATAKEAHVDHFVRSLPGGYDMMLGEEATNISQGEKQLLTIARAMLARTPMLILDEATSSVDTRTEVLIQKAMDKLMQGKTSFVIAHRLSTIRDADLILVVRDGNIIEQGKHDELLKQNGFYAELYNSQFAE, encoded by the coding sequence ATGTTTGCGATTATCAGTCCGAAGATTTTGGGCGGCGCCACCAACCAAATTGTCGAAGATTATGTCAGTATGAAGGCTTACGAAACCATCACCAGTAAGCTGCCAAATGGTGCTTCGTTGCCGGCGGGCACGACTGGTGCCGATGTCTTGCAAAAATTGCCCAACAAAGCCGAAATTGAGCGCCAAATTCCGTCGAGCCAGCTCGATACGATCAAAAAACTTGACCTCAGCCAGCGTCCGGAATTTCATTTTGATGCCATTTGGCGGATTGTGCTATTACTGGCCGGTTTGTACGTGCTTAGCGCCATTTTCCGATACATCCAAACCTGGCTGATGACCCAAGTCACGCAAACGGTCACCTTCAGAATGCGCCGGCAATTGTCCGAGAAAATCAACCGCCTGCCGCTGAGTTATTTTGACAAGCAAACTTACGGCGAAGTGCTCAGCCGCGTCACCAACGATGTCGATACCATCAGCCAAACACTCAATCAGAGCCTATCGCAAATCGTCTCCTCGACGGTGATGGTGCTGGGGATTTTGGCGATGATGTTTTCCATCAGCTGGCAAATGTCGCTGGTGGCGCTGCTGGTGCTGCCGTTGGCTGGCGGCGTAATCACGTTGATCGCCAAAAGCTCGCAAAAGCAATTCCTTCGCCAACAGACGCAGTTGGGAGAATTGAACGGTCACATTGAAGAAATGTACGGCGGCCATCAGGTGATGCGCGTGTTTAATGGCCAGAAAAAGTCGCTGGCTAAGTTTTCACGGATTAACAACCAGTTGCAGGAAAGCGCCTGGAAAGCTCAATTTTTGTCGGGGCTGATTTATCCGATCATGAATTTCATCGGCAATATCGGTTACGTCATTATGGCGATTTTGGGCGGTTGGCTGGCGATTAACGGCCGGCTGAAAATTGGTGACATTCAGGCGTTCATCCAATACATCGATCAGTTCAATCAGCCGCTGGTGCAAGTTGCTAACATCGCCAATGTGCTGCAATCGACCGCCGCCGCTGCCGAGCGCGTGTTTGAATTTTTGGACGAGCCGGAGGAAAAGGCGGAGGGTAGGGATTTGGTGAAATTGGCGCACGTCAAGGGCGAAGTCGAATTTGACAACGTCGTCTTTGGCTACCAGCCCGACCAAACCATCATCAAAGGTTTGTCGGCGCACATCAAGCCAGGTCAGCGCGTGGCGATCGTCGGCCCGACGGGCGCGGGCAAAACCACCTTGGTCAATTTACTGATGCGATTTTACGAAATTAACAGCGGCGCGATCAAAATCGACGGCGTTAATATCGCTGACATGAAGCGCAGCGACGTGCGGCAAATGTTTGGCATTGTGCTGCAGGACACCTGGTTGTTTAACGGCACGATTCGCCAAAATTTGCTCTATGGCAATCCAACAGCCAGCGAAGAAGAGATGGTCGCCACCGCCAAGGAAGCGCACGTTGACCATTTCGTGCGGTCGCTGCCGGGCGGTTATGACATGATGCTGGGCGAGGAAGCCACGAACATTTCACAAGGCGAGAAGCAGCTGCTGACGATTGCCCGAGCGATGCTGGCGCGTACGCCGATGCTGATTTTGGACGAAGCCACTAGCTCGGTTGACACCCGCACTGAAGTGCTCATCCAAAAAGCCATGGACAAGTTGATGCAGGGTAAAACTAGCTTCGTCATCGCCCATCGTCTGAGTACTATTCGCGACGCCGACCTAATCTTGGTCGTCCGCGACGGCAACATCATCGAGCAAGGCAAGCATGACGAACTGCTGAAACAGAACGGCTTTTACGCTGAGCTTTATAATAGCCAGTTTGCTGAGTGA
- a CDS encoding YbhB/YbcL family Raf kinase inhibitor-like protein: MKITSPAFTENAKIPKIYSKLGGNQRPPLEISDVPANTKSLVIICHDPDAPGRDGFYHWTVWNLPTKTTEITSESLPAGAVEGMTSWGRPGWGGPQPPFGTHRYQFYVYALDTTLDLPDSTKPRELIAALTPHIIDQAVLTGKFGVLDILRRD, from the coding sequence ATGAAAATAACCAGCCCAGCCTTCACTGAAAACGCTAAAATACCAAAAATTTATTCCAAGCTCGGCGGTAATCAACGCCCGCCGCTCGAGATCAGCGACGTACCGGCAAATACCAAAAGCCTGGTGATCATTTGCCACGACCCTGATGCGCCTGGGCGCGATGGATTTTACCATTGGACGGTTTGGAATTTACCAACCAAAACCACTGAAATCACCAGCGAATCACTACCCGCGGGCGCCGTCGAAGGGATGACCAGTTGGGGTCGGCCTGGCTGGGGCGGGCCGCAACCACCGTTTGGCACGCACCGCTACCAATTTTATGTGTACGCGCTGGACACGACGTTAGATTTACCAGACAGCACCAAGCCCAGAGAGCTCATCGCCGCTCTCACGCCGCATATCATCGATCAGGCCGTATTGACTGGAAAGTTTGGCGTGTTGGATATTTTGCGGCGGGATTAA
- the arcA gene encoding arginine deiminase → MDPLHITSEIGRLKAVLLHRPGEELENLTPDYLTDLLFDDIPYLQVAQKEHDAFAQVLRDHGVEVLYLDQLVTEALHTDQLREQFVDEMLANSKQGSRRVTRVLRQFLLDLPTNAMVRKIMAGVRKDEITLPPDQHQQLHNMIEKNHYPFYLDPMPNLYFTRDPAAAIGHGLTINKMHWPARRRESLFMRYIIDHHPRFAGKNVPVWYDRHEKFSIEGGDELVLSSEVMAIGVSERTTAEAIEKMATKLFAGSGFKKVVAMEIPKSHAFMHLDTVFTMIDRDKFTIHPEIRDRGGKMNCFVLEKVEGQPFPRITHETDLEHVLRVALGLPSVTLIECGGGDPIAAAREQWNDGSNTLAIAPGVVVTYDRNYVTNQKLREHGVEVIEVSGAELGRGRGGPRCMSMPLVREDV, encoded by the coding sequence ATGGATCCATTACATATTACATCAGAAATTGGCCGACTCAAGGCGGTGCTGTTGCATCGTCCGGGCGAAGAATTAGAAAACTTAACACCAGACTACTTGACTGATCTGCTGTTTGACGACATTCCGTATTTGCAGGTCGCCCAAAAGGAGCATGATGCGTTTGCTCAGGTGCTGCGTGATCACGGTGTCGAGGTGTTGTATCTTGATCAGCTGGTGACCGAGGCGCTACACACTGATCAATTACGTGAGCAGTTTGTTGATGAAATGTTGGCAAATTCGAAGCAAGGGTCACGCCGTGTTACCAGGGTGCTGCGCCAGTTCCTGCTAGACCTACCAACGAACGCGATGGTGCGTAAAATCATGGCCGGTGTGCGCAAGGACGAGATCACACTGCCGCCAGACCAGCACCAGCAGCTACACAATATGATCGAGAAAAATCACTATCCATTCTACCTCGATCCGATGCCGAACTTGTACTTTACGCGTGACCCGGCTGCAGCCATTGGTCATGGCCTGACAATTAACAAGATGCACTGGCCAGCGCGTCGTCGTGAGTCGCTGTTCATGCGCTATATCATTGATCATCATCCACGGTTTGCTGGTAAGAATGTGCCGGTGTGGTATGATCGCCATGAAAAATTCTCGATCGAAGGTGGCGATGAGCTAGTGTTGAGCAGTGAAGTGATGGCCATCGGCGTATCGGAGCGCACCACGGCTGAGGCGATTGAAAAGATGGCGACGAAACTGTTTGCTGGTTCTGGCTTTAAGAAGGTCGTTGCCATGGAAATTCCAAAGTCGCACGCCTTTATGCACCTGGACACGGTGTTTACTATGATTGATCGGGACAAGTTTACTATTCATCCGGAAATCCGCGATCGCGGCGGCAAGATGAATTGTTTCGTATTGGAAAAGGTCGAGGGACAGCCGTTCCCACGCATTACGCACGAGACGGATCTCGAGCATGTCTTGCGGGTGGCCTTGGGGCTGCCGAGTGTTACCCTGATCGAATGTGGCGGCGGTGATCCAATTGCGGCGGCTCGTGAGCAGTGGAATGACGGCTCGAATACCTTGGCGATTGCGCCGGGCGTGGTGGTAACCTATGACCGCAACTATGTGACCAACCAAAAATTGCGCGAACATGGCGTTGAAGTTATAGAAGTCAGTGGTGCTGAGCTTGGCCGCGGCCGCGGCGGTCCGCGCTGTATGAGTATGCCGCTGGTACGGGAGGATGTATAA
- a CDS encoding ABC transporter ATP-binding protein, translating to MSLHAIIEVGFRWQRNKMKHILRIFSGYWLMFIILVGFTYAMVMANLWLPDKMSEIVNNGIIKQDMPAIWRNGLAMILVTAAGGLCSIIIGFLASRIATGVAQKLRMELFERVESFALADFNKFSTASLITRSTNDIQQIQMTSILLLRMALLAPIMAVGGLQKAVHNAPNLSWIIALAVSVLLVVIAVLFVIAVPRFKKLQTLVDKLNLVTRENLVGLKVIRAFHNEKIEQKKFQQANTELNKMNLFVNRLMMLLDPIMTLVMNFSSVAIVWFGAHLISSGNLQIGNMMAFLEYAMQVIISFLLLSMVFIMVPRAAVSVKRVGEVLDTLPSIVDPSSPQQLPSGATGKIEFKDVTFSYPDADLPVLSNINFTAEPGQTTAFIGSTGSGKSTLINLIPRFYDVSAGQILLDGVDIRQLKLEELYDQIGYVPQKGVLFSGTIASNIKYGNAKASQKLVEKSAKIAQATEFVSELKNGYKNEIAQGGSNVSGGQRQRLSIARAIAVEPNVYIFDDSFSALDFKTDAKLRLALAKETKHKTVLIVGQRINTIMNADKIIVLDEGKIVGQGTHQELMKNCEVYQEIAASQLSEDDLQKMSATTAKGAA from the coding sequence ATGTCGCTTCATGCTATAATAGAGGTTGGCTTTAGGTGGCAAAGGAATAAAATGAAACATATTTTACGGATTTTTAGTGGCTACTGGCTGATGTTTATCATCTTGGTCGGTTTTACCTACGCTATGGTCATGGCGAATTTGTGGCTGCCCGACAAGATGTCGGAAATCGTCAATAACGGCATCATCAAGCAAGATATGCCAGCGATTTGGCGCAACGGACTAGCGATGATTTTGGTGACGGCGGCGGGCGGACTGTGCTCAATTATCATAGGATTTTTGGCCTCCCGGATTGCCACTGGTGTGGCGCAGAAACTACGAATGGAACTATTTGAGCGGGTCGAGAGTTTTGCGCTGGCGGATTTTAATAAATTTTCGACCGCCTCGCTAATTACCCGATCGACCAATGATATTCAGCAAATTCAAATGACGTCAATTCTGCTGCTGCGCATGGCTTTACTGGCGCCAATTATGGCGGTCGGCGGTCTGCAAAAAGCCGTTCATAACGCGCCAAATTTGAGCTGGATTATCGCGCTGGCGGTGTCGGTGCTGCTGGTGGTCATTGCTGTGTTGTTTGTCATTGCTGTGCCTCGGTTCAAGAAATTGCAAACGCTGGTGGACAAACTAAATCTGGTGACGCGCGAAAACCTGGTCGGCTTGAAAGTCATTCGGGCGTTTCATAATGAAAAAATTGAGCAGAAAAAATTCCAGCAAGCCAACACCGAGCTGAATAAAATGAATTTATTTGTCAATCGGCTGATGATGCTGCTTGACCCAATCATGACGCTGGTGATGAACTTTTCTAGCGTGGCGATTGTCTGGTTCGGCGCCCATTTGATCAGTAGCGGCAATCTACAAATTGGTAATATGATGGCGTTTTTGGAATACGCCATGCAGGTGATTATTTCTTTCTTGCTGCTGTCGATGGTGTTTATCATGGTGCCGCGGGCGGCCGTGTCGGTGAAGCGCGTCGGCGAGGTGTTGGACACGCTGCCGTCAATTGTTGATCCATCGTCGCCGCAGCAATTGCCGAGCGGCGCTACCGGCAAAATTGAATTCAAAGATGTCACTTTCAGCTATCCGGATGCTGATCTGCCAGTGCTCTCTAATATCAATTTTACAGCCGAACCAGGGCAAACCACAGCGTTCATTGGCAGCACTGGCTCCGGCAAATCAACGTTGATTAATTTGATTCCGCGCTTTTATGATGTGTCGGCGGGACAAATTTTGCTGGATGGCGTGGATATTCGCCAGCTCAAACTAGAGGAATTGTACGATCAAATCGGCTACGTACCGCAAAAAGGCGTGCTGTTTAGCGGGACGATTGCCAGTAATATCAAGTACGGTAACGCCAAAGCCAGCCAAAAATTGGTCGAAAAATCCGCTAAAATCGCCCAAGCCACCGAGTTCGTCAGCGAGCTAAAAAACGGTTACAAAAATGAAATCGCTCAAGGCGGTAGCAATGTTTCCGGCGGGCAGCGGCAGCGTTTGTCGATTGCCCGGGCGATTGCTGTCGAGCCGAACGTCTACATTTTTGACGATTCATTCTCGGCGCTGGATTTCAAAACTGACGCCAAATTGCGTTTGGCGCTTGCCAAAGAAACCAAGCATAAAACTGTGCTCATCGTCGGTCAGCGCATCAATACCATCATGAACGCTGACAAAATCATTGTGCTGGACGAGGGTAAAATTGTCGGTCAAGGCACGCACCAGGAATTGATGAAAAATTGCGAAGTCTATCAAGAAATTGCCGCCTCCCAGCTTTCAGAAGACGATTTGCAGAAAATGTCGGCGACGACCGCGAAAGGAGCGGCGTAA
- a CDS encoding DEAD/DEAH box helicase, translating to MHKITLSSLRSALTRKAEDHNFLFAKVYKKIILRQRLTWDEMQFTYRILNYFSLYGDEDVQKMAYSMALNYGLLSKDFYVLSDFASLLRYYPVLMLIKATQHNYITESETIDDMDSLFNKSLAESYKEEYYKSEQQFRLGRSVRNFSNLAVVAPTSYGKSHLMVSKSVEKFNDGLSVCIVVPTKSLINQTVSMVLNIKGNRTDVITHPDMYVEKYKHSRFIAVLTQERLMALLAKHDELIIDYLFIDESHNLFKDDDRFLTLSRAIIIASNRKSSVDIDYYSPFIVDPISSLRLVGDGQNSEEIQSRKITEYMKIPRYFLWDNNSQRLALFDQFTANFYEVTESSTDYYQILFSRGGDKNIIYVNKPSGVEKLADALAARAPEIKYSPESQIIIDDACNILSSYVHPSYNLIKLVKHGIVISHGKIPDTIKEYVEFLYRNIPEIRFIVTTSTLLEGVNIPASKLFLMNYSKGAKCLDIPDLRNLVGRVGRYNIIFDLTNPRMELLTPEIYIIKNDDYMAKKANASKFLSEHAKEGVMVEDSINNPLLASYKGSDKESRIVDEVNILANIDKTRGDMYSQINNSKPLLAQTELGAKCYAHNVKIFDIVKYEQIISKKMEHLLNTQIIDDGNKLLNTIISVFLEVTYQTGLRIDKHKYGNWIYLLYTKPSIRDIYIRIIDEKADNESSFSALIARYVSIWRGEIGNPVYVGDIGSCGIDGKTGLWNKYHIFQQQTQNLMPSYAAALAKENLDNVDHYIIPFLEILNDFGVVDESFYKRIKYGTDNDFKIALIRAGIDCSLAKIIHENSNLRALILIDQESPVCTDKTSFLKIMHEESISLMYINLVLELL from the coding sequence ATGCACAAGATTACTCTTAGTTCTTTAAGATCAGCATTAACAAGGAAAGCTGAGGATCATAATTTCTTATTTGCTAAAGTATACAAAAAAATAATATTGAGACAACGTCTAACTTGGGATGAGATGCAATTTACGTATAGAATCCTAAACTATTTTTCACTTTATGGTGATGAGGATGTGCAAAAAATGGCATATTCAATGGCCCTAAACTACGGGCTTCTTAGCAAGGATTTTTATGTGTTATCTGATTTTGCTAGCTTATTACGATACTATCCTGTTCTTATGCTCATAAAAGCTACGCAGCATAATTACATAACAGAATCGGAGACTATAGATGATATGGATAGCCTATTCAATAAGTCGCTAGCAGAATCGTACAAGGAAGAATATTACAAATCAGAGCAACAATTTAGACTGGGTCGTAGCGTTAGAAACTTCTCTAATCTTGCTGTTGTTGCGCCAACTTCTTATGGCAAATCTCATTTGATGGTGTCTAAATCTGTTGAAAAATTCAATGATGGTTTGTCTGTTTGTATAGTTGTGCCTACTAAATCATTGATAAATCAAACGGTATCGATGGTGTTAAATATAAAAGGAAATCGAACCGATGTTATAACTCATCCTGATATGTATGTTGAAAAATACAAACATAGCCGATTCATTGCTGTGTTAACGCAGGAGCGACTAATGGCATTATTGGCGAAACATGATGAGTTAATAATAGACTATCTATTTATTGATGAATCTCATAATTTATTTAAAGATGATGATAGATTCTTAACTCTCTCAAGGGCGATTATTATTGCTAGTAATAGAAAATCAAGCGTGGATATCGATTACTATTCTCCTTTTATTGTAGATCCAATATCAAGTCTACGCCTTGTAGGCGATGGGCAGAATTCAGAAGAAATACAGTCAAGAAAAATTACTGAGTATATGAAAATACCACGTTATTTTCTTTGGGATAATAATAGTCAACGGTTGGCTCTATTTGATCAGTTTACGGCAAATTTTTACGAAGTAACTGAATCGTCTACAGACTATTACCAAATATTATTTAGTAGAGGTGGGGATAAAAATATTATTTATGTTAATAAGCCAAGTGGAGTTGAAAAACTCGCCGATGCGCTAGCTGCTAGGGCGCCAGAAATTAAATACAGCCCCGAAAGTCAAATTATAATTGATGATGCATGTAATATATTATCAAGTTATGTCCATCCTTCCTATAATCTAATAAAGCTCGTTAAACACGGCATAGTTATCAGTCACGGTAAGATACCGGACACTATTAAGGAATATGTGGAGTTCTTGTATCGTAATATTCCTGAGATTAGATTCATTGTTACTACGAGCACGTTACTCGAAGGTGTGAATATTCCTGCAAGTAAATTATTCTTAATGAACTATTCCAAGGGGGCTAAATGCTTGGATATTCCTGACCTCAGAAATTTAGTAGGCAGAGTGGGTCGTTATAACATAATCTTTGATTTGACAAACCCAAGAATGGAATTATTAACACCAGAAATATATATAATTAAGAATGACGATTATATGGCGAAGAAGGCAAATGCTAGTAAATTCTTATCGGAGCATGCCAAGGAGGGAGTCATGGTTGAGGACAGTATCAATAACCCGCTCCTTGCTTCTTATAAAGGAAGCGATAAGGAATCTAGAATTGTTGATGAAGTTAACATACTTGCAAATATAGACAAAACAAGAGGAGACATGTATTCGCAAATTAACAACTCAAAGCCATTATTGGCGCAGACTGAGCTAGGTGCTAAGTGTTATGCCCATAACGTGAAAATATTTGATATTGTGAAATATGAACAAATCATCTCTAAAAAGATGGAGCATCTCTTGAACACTCAAATAATTGATGATGGTAATAAGTTATTAAATACGATTATTAGTGTTTTTCTTGAGGTGACATATCAGACAGGTCTCAGGATCGATAAGCATAAGTATGGGAATTGGATATATTTACTATACACAAAGCCGTCTATAAGGGATATTTATATAAGAATTATTGACGAAAAAGCTGATAATGAATCCAGCTTTTCTGCACTAATTGCAAGGTACGTTTCTATATGGCGTGGTGAAATCGGAAATCCAGTATATGTTGGCGATATAGGAAGTTGTGGTATTGATGGTAAAACCGGATTGTGGAATAAATATCATATATTTCAGCAGCAGACCCAAAACTTAATGCCAAGCTATGCGGCTGCTTTAGCTAAGGAGAATCTTGATAATGTTGACCATTATATTATTCCATTTCTTGAGATATTAAATGATTTTGGTGTAGTCGATGAATCGTTTTATAAACGTATAAAGTATGGCACTGATAATGACTTTAAAATTGCTCTTATTAGAGCGGGGATTGATTGTAGTTTAGCAAAAATAATTCACGAAAATAGTAATCTGAGAGCGCTTATCTTAATTGATCAAGAAAGTCCTGTGTGCACTGATAAGACTTCTTTCTTAAAAATCATGCACGAAGAAAGTATCTCGTTAATGTATATTAACCTAGTGCTTGAACTGTTATAA
- a CDS encoding VanZ family protein: MMAFFTTFSSSFQLAISFWPFAALLLTFPLLVVQYMRLRRLVVGRMVMVYLVVLYALGLVAFTLYPMPDNPAWFCAHHAVSPQLHPLASIMDIQAEGLRAVLQVVMNIVFFMPFGMFLRVMYPVRWYMVVLLGLVLSLTIEVTQLTGAFGLYPCSYRLFDVDDLLLNTGGALVGYWCGRLLPDLRNVKHGETVTTQPGLVRRLVAFILDVVVVLVVRTCIGIILYITMPGLAGNTVAGLSYGILAGGELVVQLIMPLMMSGQTIGGWMTGISLDDRERSWPHRLTMYLLRLGYIGLFMYGIILGPRAGMPIVIGWLGVTLVSWWRYRRLPYTIIDAVWPRRR, encoded by the coding sequence ATGATGGCATTTTTTACTACATTCTCCTCGTCATTCCAGCTGGCGATATCATTCTGGCCATTTGCCGCACTGCTCTTGACATTTCCGCTGCTCGTTGTACAGTATATGCGATTACGACGGCTAGTAGTCGGCAGGATGGTCATGGTGTATCTGGTTGTATTGTATGCACTGGGACTCGTGGCGTTTACGCTCTATCCGATGCCAGATAATCCAGCATGGTTCTGTGCGCATCATGCAGTCTCACCACAACTACATCCGCTCGCATCAATTATGGACATACAGGCTGAAGGGTTGCGGGCTGTTCTACAGGTAGTGATGAATATAGTCTTTTTTATGCCGTTCGGTATGTTTTTACGAGTGATGTACCCTGTACGCTGGTACATGGTTGTACTATTAGGACTCGTTCTATCACTAACGATTGAAGTGACCCAGCTAACGGGTGCGTTTGGCTTGTATCCATGTAGTTATAGGCTGTTTGATGTTGATGACTTGTTGCTCAATACCGGAGGTGCTTTGGTCGGCTATTGGTGTGGTCGGTTGCTGCCGGATCTGCGCAATGTAAAGCATGGCGAGACCGTGACAACACAGCCGGGCCTAGTGCGGCGATTAGTGGCGTTTATACTTGATGTGGTTGTGGTGCTTGTAGTGAGGACGTGTATCGGTATTATATTGTATATCACGATGCCGGGTTTAGCGGGAAATACTGTTGCGGGACTGTCATATGGTATTCTCGCTGGCGGTGAGTTAGTAGTCCAGCTGATCATGCCGCTCATGATGAGTGGGCAAACAATTGGCGGCTGGATGACGGGAATATCATTGGATGATCGTGAACGTTCTTGGCCTCATCGATTGACAATGTATCTGCTGCGATTGGGGTATATTGGCTTGTTCATGTATGGCATTATACTGGGGCCTAGGGCCGGTATGCCTATTGTCATTGGCTGGCTTGGGGTGACATTAGTTAGCTGGTGGCGATACCGGCGTTTGCCGTATACGATTATTGATGCAGTTTGGCCTCGTAGGCGGTAA
- a CDS encoding DUF1837 domain-containing protein, which yields MSLSDDILCVKGEYGHVKYRILKIDDHHFEDLKEMIKNQLAEVCYGVEPIAIEPDEYTYHAACRQIHKNLLRYKDEAKYGLIGELLMHILAPNYLDFSAESISRIFALQNQNIKQGFDLNFYDKGCRKIWYGEVKSGLVEKSNRRGLINKAHKGLKNYFDNIMSKKEISTRYRWEAAKAEVAVMFASEKK from the coding sequence ATGTCTTTATCTGACGATATATTGTGTGTGAAAGGTGAATACGGTCATGTGAAGTATAGAATACTAAAGATTGATGACCATCATTTTGAGGACCTCAAAGAAATGATAAAGAATCAATTGGCAGAGGTTTGTTATGGTGTAGAGCCTATTGCTATTGAGCCTGATGAGTATACCTATCATGCCGCTTGTAGACAAATACACAAAAATCTATTGAGATATAAAGACGAGGCTAAATACGGGCTTATTGGTGAATTATTGATGCATATTCTAGCTCCAAACTATCTAGACTTTTCAGCTGAAAGCATAAGTAGAATATTTGCACTTCAAAATCAGAATATAAAGCAGGGTTTTGATTTAAATTTCTATGACAAGGGCTGTAGAAAAATATGGTATGGTGAGGTAAAATCTGGTTTAGTTGAAAAAAGTAATCGTAGAGGGTTAATTAATAAGGCACACAAGGGTCTCAAGAATTATTTTGATAACATTATGTCGAAAAAAGAGATCTCCACGCGGTACAGGTGGGAAGCTGCTAAAGCAGAGGTGGCGGTAATGTTTGCGTCTGAGAAAAAATAG